A window of the Odocoileus virginianus isolate 20LAN1187 ecotype Illinois chromosome 20, Ovbor_1.2, whole genome shotgun sequence genome harbors these coding sequences:
- the JOSD2 gene encoding josephin-2 isoform X1, with protein MREPPVWGNREAGGEPRAACPRPQELSQARPPCTTNGNAWSSVPSTPSTTSCSSSSSARRLPMRSARGDHHPPQPLEKQGSRRLAPDSRLNPHRSLLGTGNYDVNVIMAALQGQGLAAVWWDRRRPLSQLALPRVLGLILNLPSPVSLGLLSLPVRRRHWVALRQVDGVYYNLDSKLRAPEVLGDEDGVRAFLAAALAQGLCEVLLVVTKEVEEQGSWLRAD; from the exons ATGCGGGAGCCCCCGGTTTGGGGGAACAGAGAGGCAGGCGGG GAGCCGAGGGCGGCATGTCCCAGGCCCCAGGAGCTCAGCCAAGCCCGCCCTCCGTGTACCACGAACGGCAACGCCTGGAGCTCTGTGCCGTCCACGCCCTCAACAACGTCCTGCAGCAGCAGCTCTTCAGCCAGGAGGCTGCCGATGAGATCTGCAAGAGGTGACCAtcacccaccccagcccctggagAAGCAGGGCTCACGGAG GTTGGCCCCAGACTCCCGGCTGAACCCCCATCGCAGCCTCCTGGGCACCGGCAACTATGACGTCAACGTGATCATGGCCGCCCTGCAGGGGCAGGGCCTGGCCGCTGTGTGGTGGGACCGAAGGAG GCCCCTGTCCCAGCTGGCACTGCCCCGGGTGCTGGGGCTGATCCTGAACCTGCCCTCGCCCGTCTCGCTGGGGCTGCTGTCCCTGCCTGTGCGCCGGCGGCACTGGGTGGCCCTGCGCCAGGTGGATGGCGTCTACTACAACCTGGACTCCAAGCTGCGGGCGCCCGAGGTGCTGGGCGACGAAGATGGCGTCAG GGCCTTCCTGGCGGCCGCGCTGGCTCAGGGCCTGTGCGAGGTGCTGCTGGTGGTGACCAAGGAGGTGGA
- the JOSD2 gene encoding josephin-2 isoform X3 has translation MSQAPGAQPSPPSVYHERQRLELCAVHALNNVLQQQLFSQEAADEICKRLAPDSRLNPHRSLLGTGNYDVNVIMAALQGQGLAAVWWDRRRPLSQLALPRVLGLILNLPSPVSLGLLSLPVRRRHWVALRQVDGVYYNLDSKLRAPEVLGDEDGVRAFLAAALAQGLCEVLLVVTKEVEEQGSWLRAD, from the exons ATGTCCCAGGCCCCAGGAGCTCAGCCAAGCCCGCCCTCCGTGTACCACGAACGGCAACGCCTGGAGCTCTGTGCCGTCCACGCCCTCAACAACGTCCTGCAGCAGCAGCTCTTCAGCCAGGAGGCTGCCGATGAGATCTGCAAGAG GTTGGCCCCAGACTCCCGGCTGAACCCCCATCGCAGCCTCCTGGGCACCGGCAACTATGACGTCAACGTGATCATGGCCGCCCTGCAGGGGCAGGGCCTGGCCGCTGTGTGGTGGGACCGAAGGAG GCCCCTGTCCCAGCTGGCACTGCCCCGGGTGCTGGGGCTGATCCTGAACCTGCCCTCGCCCGTCTCGCTGGGGCTGCTGTCCCTGCCTGTGCGCCGGCGGCACTGGGTGGCCCTGCGCCAGGTGGATGGCGTCTACTACAACCTGGACTCCAAGCTGCGGGCGCCCGAGGTGCTGGGCGACGAAGATGGCGTCAG GGCCTTCCTGGCGGCCGCGCTGGCTCAGGGCCTGTGCGAGGTGCTGCTGGTGGTGACCAAGGAGGTGGA
- the ASPDH gene encoding aspartate dehydrogenase domain-containing protein isoform X2, with protein MQITEFKGMALDRVPRKVGIVGYGRLGQSLVSHLLTQGPELGLELVFVWNRDAGRMAGSVPPSLQLQNLDALGERHPDLVVEVAHPKIIQESGAEILRYANLLSLRVSMATHPDGFRLEGPLATMRSTGSRAVLYEGPVRGLCPHAPRNSNTMAAAALAAPSLGFDRVIGVLVADFSLKNMHVVDVELSGPPGPTGRSFAVHTHRENPAEPGAVTGSATVTTFWRSLVGCCQLPSKPGIHLC; from the exons ATGCAGATCACTGAATTCAAGGGCATGGCCCTCGACAGGGTCCCGAGGAAGGTGGGGATAGTGGGCTACGGCCGCCTTG GACAGTCCCTGGTCTCCCACTTGCTGACTCAGGGACCAGAACTGGGCCTAGAACTTGTTTTTGTCTGGAACCGTGACGCAGGACGAATGGCGGGGAGCGTACCCCCTTCCCTCCAGCTCCAGAATCTTGATGCTCTCGGGGAGAG GCACCCTGACCTTGTGGTGGAAGTGGCCCATCCCAAAATAATCCAGGAATCTGGGGCAGAAATCCTGCGCTACGCAAATCTCCTG AGCCTCCGTGTCTCCATGGCCACACACCCCGATGGCTTCCGGCTCGAGGGACCCCTGGCTACGATGCGCAGCACCGGGTCTCGTGCTGTGCTCTATGAAGGCCCTGTTCGGGGGCTCTGCCCCCACGCCCCCCGAAACTCCAACACCATGGCGGCCGCTGCCCTGGCCGCCCCCAGCCTGGGCTTCGACCGTGTGATCGGGGTGCTTGTGGCTGATTTCAG CCTCAAGAACATGCACGTGGTGGATGTGGAGCTGAGCGGACCCCCGGGCCCCACAGGCCGAAGCTTCGCTGTGCACACGCACAGAGAGAACCCCGCAGAGCCAGGCGCTGTCACCGGCTCTGCCACCGTCACCACCTTCTGGCGCAGCCTCGTGG GCTGCTGCCAGCTCCCCTCCAAACCGGGGATCCATCTCTGCTGA
- the JOSD2 gene encoding josephin-2 isoform X2 has protein sequence MVGEPRAACPRPQELSQARPPCTTNGNAWSSVPSTPSTTSCSSSSSARRLPMRSARGDHHPPQPLEKQGSRRLAPDSRLNPHRSLLGTGNYDVNVIMAALQGQGLAAVWWDRRRPLSQLALPRVLGLILNLPSPVSLGLLSLPVRRRHWVALRQVDGVYYNLDSKLRAPEVLGDEDGVRAFLAAALAQGLCEVLLVVTKEVEEQGSWLRAD, from the exons ATGGTTGGG GAGCCGAGGGCGGCATGTCCCAGGCCCCAGGAGCTCAGCCAAGCCCGCCCTCCGTGTACCACGAACGGCAACGCCTGGAGCTCTGTGCCGTCCACGCCCTCAACAACGTCCTGCAGCAGCAGCTCTTCAGCCAGGAGGCTGCCGATGAGATCTGCAAGAGGTGACCAtcacccaccccagcccctggagAAGCAGGGCTCACGGAG GTTGGCCCCAGACTCCCGGCTGAACCCCCATCGCAGCCTCCTGGGCACCGGCAACTATGACGTCAACGTGATCATGGCCGCCCTGCAGGGGCAGGGCCTGGCCGCTGTGTGGTGGGACCGAAGGAG GCCCCTGTCCCAGCTGGCACTGCCCCGGGTGCTGGGGCTGATCCTGAACCTGCCCTCGCCCGTCTCGCTGGGGCTGCTGTCCCTGCCTGTGCGCCGGCGGCACTGGGTGGCCCTGCGCCAGGTGGATGGCGTCTACTACAACCTGGACTCCAAGCTGCGGGCGCCCGAGGTGCTGGGCGACGAAGATGGCGTCAG GGCCTTCCTGGCGGCCGCGCTGGCTCAGGGCCTGTGCGAGGTGCTGCTGGTGGTGACCAAGGAGGTGGA
- the ASPDH gene encoding aspartate dehydrogenase domain-containing protein isoform X1 yields MQITEFKGMALDRVPRKVGIVGYGRLGQSLVSHLLTQGPELGLELVFVWNRDAGRMAGSVPPSLQLQNLDALGERHPDLVVEVAHPKIIQESGAEILRYANLLVGSPSALADQATEQQLLEASHLWGHAVFVARGALWGAEDISRLDEAGGLQSLRVSMATHPDGFRLEGPLATMRSTGSRAVLYEGPVRGLCPHAPRNSNTMAAAALAAPSLGFDRVIGVLVADFSLKNMHVVDVELSGPPGPTGRSFAVHTHRENPAEPGAVTGSATVTTFWRSLVGCCQLPSKPGIHLC; encoded by the exons ATGCAGATCACTGAATTCAAGGGCATGGCCCTCGACAGGGTCCCGAGGAAGGTGGGGATAGTGGGCTACGGCCGCCTTG GACAGTCCCTGGTCTCCCACTTGCTGACTCAGGGACCAGAACTGGGCCTAGAACTTGTTTTTGTCTGGAACCGTGACGCAGGACGAATGGCGGGGAGCGTACCCCCTTCCCTCCAGCTCCAGAATCTTGATGCTCTCGGGGAGAG GCACCCTGACCTTGTGGTGGAAGTGGCCCATCCCAAAATAATCCAGGAATCTGGGGCAGAAATCCTGCGCTACGCAAATCTCCTG GTAGGGTCCCCCTCAGCCCTGGCTGACCAAGCCACAGAGCAGCAGCTCCTGGAGGCCTCACATCTCTGGGGCCACGCTGTGTTCGTGGCCCGGGGGGCCCTGTGGGGCGCGGAGGACATCTCCAGGTTGGACGAAGCCGGGGGTCTCCAG AGCCTCCGTGTCTCCATGGCCACACACCCCGATGGCTTCCGGCTCGAGGGACCCCTGGCTACGATGCGCAGCACCGGGTCTCGTGCTGTGCTCTATGAAGGCCCTGTTCGGGGGCTCTGCCCCCACGCCCCCCGAAACTCCAACACCATGGCGGCCGCTGCCCTGGCCGCCCCCAGCCTGGGCTTCGACCGTGTGATCGGGGTGCTTGTGGCTGATTTCAG CCTCAAGAACATGCACGTGGTGGATGTGGAGCTGAGCGGACCCCCGGGCCCCACAGGCCGAAGCTTCGCTGTGCACACGCACAGAGAGAACCCCGCAGAGCCAGGCGCTGTCACCGGCTCTGCCACCGTCACCACCTTCTGGCGCAGCCTCGTGG GCTGCTGCCAGCTCCCCTCCAAACCGGGGATCCATCTCTGCTGA